The uncultured Fibrobacter sp. genome includes the window TCGTATGGATGCTTTTCAAGAGCATTCCGGGTGCGTTCAGCAACTTTCACACCACCGTCGAACAGATGCAGCACGTGGGCCTCACGAGTATCCCCGTGGTGGTGGCAGCGTCCCTAGCGACCGGCGCCATCATGGCATGGCAGCTGGCGTACCAGTTTGCAGACATCATTCCGCTCATGTTTGTGGGCATGGCAGTCGGCAAGTCGGTGATGGTGGAGCTCTGCCCGATCCTTACCGCGATGGTGCTTGCGGGCCGCATCGGGGCCTCCATGTGTTCGGAACTTGGCACCATGGCCGTGACCGAGCAGCTCGATGCATACAAAGTATTAGGTTTAAGTCCCTATAAATTTTTGCTCGCGCCGCGCCTGATTGCAACGGTCATCATGCTCCCGACGCTTACGATTATCAGCATCTTTATCGGCATCGTGGGCGGCTACGAAGTGGCGCACCTGTACAAGGACGTATCTTTCTCCGTTTTCTTTTACGGTGTACGCATGTTCTACCGCGACTGGGACTTGGTCGTGGGCCTAATCAAGGCGACCCTCTACGGTTACTTTATTGCAAGCTACGCCTGTTTCTTTGGCTTTACCACGCACAGTGGCGCCGAAGGCGTCGGCAAGAACACCAAGGCCACCGTTGTCGCCGGCATGACAAGCATCCTTATCGGCGGATTCGTTCTTTCCAAATTGTTGCTGCTGTAATTCCTAATTCTGAATCTGAATTCCGAATTAAAAAACTATGTTCAATCGCAGAAAAAAGCCTGTTTGCGGCAAGGATCCAGAAGACATCAGCGTTCTTTTGCAGATGGTCCTGGACAAGGCGCACATCACCGACGAAATGGCCCTGGAAAAGCTTTCCGAAGGGTTTGAAAACATCGTGGGAGCGCTCATAAAACCGCATGTTCAAATCGTTAAATTCGAGCGCAATATTTTGACGCTAAAGTGCGACAGTTCCGCGTGGAAACAGGAACTTTTCTTGCAGAAAAAAGCTATTATTGACAAGTGTAATTTATTGCTCGGAAAGCCCTCCGTCAAGAATATCCTTTTTGTCTAAAAAAGGCAGCGCGGCACGGTTCCGGCACATAGTTTTAGAAGAAGAAAACAAGGTAAAAAATGGCAGAAGAAACTGAAGAAATGAAAAAGGCCGAAGAGGACTACAGCGGTTCCAGTATTACCGTTTTGGAAGGCCTCGAAGCGGTGCGCGTGCGCCCGGCCATGTACATCGGCTCGACCGACATCCGCGGTCTCCACCACCTGGTTTGGGAAGTGGTCGACAACTCCGTGGACGAAGCCTTGGCCGGATTCTGCTCCCATATCGAAATTTCCATTTTGCCGGGTAACGGCATCCGCGTAACCGACAACGGTCGTGGCATTCCGACCGACATCCACCCCAAGGAAAAGGTGGGCACCATCCAGGTCGTGATGACCAAGTTGCATGCCGGCGGTAAGTTCAACAACAGCTCCTACAAGGTTTCTGCAGGTCTCCACGGCGTGGGCGTGAGCTGCGTGAACGCACTTTCGAACAAGCTGGTTGTTACCGTGCGCCGCAATGGCCGCGTCGTGCAGCAGGAATTTGCCCGTGGCGTTCCGTGCGGCCCGCAGGTGGACCTCGGCGAAAGCGACGGTACGACCGGTACTTCTGTCGAATTCTACCCCGACGATACGATTTTCAGCGAAACCGTCTACGTGTACGACACGCTCGCCACGCGTTTCCGCGAACTCGCCTTCCTCATGAGCGGGCTCCGTCTGACGCTTACCGACGAACGCACCGAAGAAAAGCACAGCGAAACCTTCTGCTACCCCGGTGGCGTTTCGGAATTCGTGCGTTTCGTGGACGAACACCGCACCCCGCTGTTCCAGGAACCGATCCACCTGGTGCTCCCCGACGGACAGTATCCGCTCGAAGTCGCCATGTGGTACAACGACGGCTACCAGGAAAACTTCTTCAGTTTTGTGAACAACGTGAACACCTACGACGGCGGTACGCACGTGACTGGCTTCAAGACCGCCCTCACCCGCGTCATCAGCAAGTTCGCGCAGGAAATGCCCAAGGGCAAGAAGGACATCCAGATTACCTCCGACGATATCCGCGAAGGTTTGACCGCTGTCATCGCCATCAAGGTCTCGCAGCCGCAGTTCGAAGGCCAGACCAAGCGCAAGCTCGGCAACTCCGAAATCGCAAGCTATGTCGCCTCTGCATTCGGTGCGAAGCTCGACGAGTACTTCCAGGAAAATCCGGCAGCAGTCAAGACGATTCTCGACAAGGTTTATAACGCCGCCGTAGCCCGCGAAGCGGCCCACAAGGCACGCAGCCTCGCCCGCCGCAAGAACGTTCTCGAAAGCGGCGGACTTCCGGGCAAGCTCGCCGACTGCTCCAGCCGCGACCCCAAGGAATGCGAACTGTTCATCGTGGAAGGTGACTCTGCAGGTGGTTCTGCAAAGATGGGCCGTAACCGCGAGTTCCAGGCAATTCTCCCGCTGCGTGGTAAGATTCTGAACGTGGAAAAGGCGAGCCTCCACCGCGTGCTCGACACCGAAGAAATCCAGAACCTGGTGAATGCCATCGGTTGCGGTCTCGGCACCGAATGCAAGCTCGAAAAGCTCCGCTACAACAAGATCGTCATCATGACCGATGCTGATGTGGACGGCTCCCATATCCAGACCTTGCTCCTCACCTTCTTCTTCCGCTACATGCGTCCGCTCATCGACGAAGGTCACGTGTTCCTCGCCATGCCGCCCCTGTTCAAGCTCAAGGTCGGCACCAAGGAAACCTACCTGTTCGACGAGAACGACAAGGACGAAGCCATGGCGAAGCTCGAAGACAAGAAGAACGTGACCGTAAGCCGATTCAAAGGTCTTGGCGAAATGTCGCCGGAACAGCTTTCCGAAACGACCATGGACCCCACCAAGCGTTTCTTGAAGCAGTGCTACGTAGAAGACGCCGTGGCCGCCGACCAGATCTTCAGCATGCTCATGGGCGAAGACGTGGAACCGCGCCGCAAGTTTATCGAAACGAACGCCTACAAGGTCCTGAACGACCTGGATGTGTAAGGTCATGGCTCCGAGCAAAGAAGATTTTCAGACCGTGCTGACGCAGGCGCGAGGGCTTGTCCAGGAGCAATTGAAACTCACCGAAAAGGTGATTTTCAATGTTGCGAAAAATGCACCTGCAGGAATCGGCGAACGCCTTGAATCGCTTTTCCAGCGCAAGGGCAAGCGAATCCGTTCGACGCTCCTTTGCCTAATTGCGCAGAGCGGTTCGCAGAAACCCGACAGCCAGCGCGTGGCTCAGGCCTGTGCAGGCATCGAGCTGTTGCACCTCGCAAGCCTTGTCCACGACGACATCATCGACGGCACCGACATCCGCCGCGGGCAGAAGACCGCCCACAAGGAATGGGGAACGCAGGTGGCCGTCCTTATTGGCGACTACGTTCTTTCGCAGGCCATGCAGTGCGTGATCGACGAAGAATCGCACGACATTCCGACAGTTCTTTCCAAGGCAGCAGACAAACTAATCGCCGGTGAAATTCTGGAGTTGGACCAGTCCGGCAACATGCGACTTTCGTTTGAAGAATACGACCGCATTATCGACGGAAAGACCGCAGCCCTGATTGCAGCGGCCGCCCGCATCGGCGCCATCCTCGCCGGATTTGACAAGGAAAACATCGACAAGTGCGCCCAGATGGGAAGCCACTTCGGCATCGCCTTCCAGATTATCGACGACCTTTTGGACTACGGTTTCGGAAGCAAGAACCTGGACAAGGCGAAGTTCACCGACCTCGGCAACGGACTCATCACGCTCCCGCTGCTGTACTACTTCGAAAGTTGTAACGAGCAGGAACGCACCGAGATGGAAGCCCTAATTGCAAAGGCGGAAGAGGCCGGAGTCCCCGAAAGCATTATCGAAAAGCTGAACGAAAAGGAAGCTTTCAAGAAGGCGAAGACAAACGCCCAGGGTCACTTGGAAAAGGCTCTCGAAATTGCTCAGGAACTTCCGAGTTCGCTCTTCACCGAAGAAATCGTCCAAATGTTTTCTTCGATGGACAACCGCGGCAATTAGCCGGCAGAAACAGGCACTTGACAACGTAGGCGCTTAATTCTATATTTCGCCTCAAACCTGGGGATATAGCTCAGTTGGTAGAGCGACAGGTTCGCAATCTGTAGGTCATGGGTTCGACTCCCACTATCTCCATAAAAAAGACTAGAACAACGTTCTAGTCTTTTTTAAATAAAGATTCCCGCCTACGCGGGAATGACATGCAAGGTTATACAGCGAAAGATGTCTAATGGTTGCCGCGATTCCAGTCGGACGGAGGTGGCTCACCCCCAAAAGGACGTCCCCCCGGCTGTTCCCATTTCGGGTTCTTGGAATTGTTGTTGTCGAAACGGTTTTCAGAACGG containing:
- a CDS encoding ABC transporter permease, giving the protein MNRIAESLGKFIRKFLRTVVNYFRFVWMLFKSIPGAFSNFHTTVEQMQHVGLTSIPVVVAASLATGAIMAWQLAYQFADIIPLMFVGMAVGKSVMVELCPILTAMVLAGRIGASMCSELGTMAVTEQLDAYKVLGLSPYKFLLAPRLIATVIMLPTLTIISIFIGIVGGYEVAHLYKDVSFSVFFYGVRMFYRDWDLVVGLIKATLYGYFIASYACFFGFTTHSGAEGVGKNTKATVVAGMTSILIGGFVLSKLLLL
- a CDS encoding DUF721 domain-containing protein codes for the protein MFNRRKKPVCGKDPEDISVLLQMVLDKAHITDEMALEKLSEGFENIVGALIKPHVQIVKFERNILTLKCDSSAWKQELFLQKKAIIDKCNLLLGKPSVKNILFV
- the gyrB gene encoding DNA topoisomerase (ATP-hydrolyzing) subunit B, with the protein product MKKAEEDYSGSSITVLEGLEAVRVRPAMYIGSTDIRGLHHLVWEVVDNSVDEALAGFCSHIEISILPGNGIRVTDNGRGIPTDIHPKEKVGTIQVVMTKLHAGGKFNNSSYKVSAGLHGVGVSCVNALSNKLVVTVRRNGRVVQQEFARGVPCGPQVDLGESDGTTGTSVEFYPDDTIFSETVYVYDTLATRFRELAFLMSGLRLTLTDERTEEKHSETFCYPGGVSEFVRFVDEHRTPLFQEPIHLVLPDGQYPLEVAMWYNDGYQENFFSFVNNVNTYDGGTHVTGFKTALTRVISKFAQEMPKGKKDIQITSDDIREGLTAVIAIKVSQPQFEGQTKRKLGNSEIASYVASAFGAKLDEYFQENPAAVKTILDKVYNAAVAREAAHKARSLARRKNVLESGGLPGKLADCSSRDPKECELFIVEGDSAGGSAKMGRNREFQAILPLRGKILNVEKASLHRVLDTEEIQNLVNAIGCGLGTECKLEKLRYNKIVIMTDADVDGSHIQTLLLTFFFRYMRPLIDEGHVFLAMPPLFKLKVGTKETYLFDENDKDEAMAKLEDKKNVTVSRFKGLGEMSPEQLSETTMDPTKRFLKQCYVEDAVAADQIFSMLMGEDVEPRRKFIETNAYKVLNDLDV
- a CDS encoding polyprenyl synthetase family protein produces the protein MAPSKEDFQTVLTQARGLVQEQLKLTEKVIFNVAKNAPAGIGERLESLFQRKGKRIRSTLLCLIAQSGSQKPDSQRVAQACAGIELLHLASLVHDDIIDGTDIRRGQKTAHKEWGTQVAVLIGDYVLSQAMQCVIDEESHDIPTVLSKAADKLIAGEILELDQSGNMRLSFEEYDRIIDGKTAALIAAAARIGAILAGFDKENIDKCAQMGSHFGIAFQIIDDLLDYGFGSKNLDKAKFTDLGNGLITLPLLYYFESCNEQERTEMEALIAKAEEAGVPESIIEKLNEKEAFKKAKTNAQGHLEKALEIAQELPSSLFTEEIVQMFSSMDNRGN